From the genome of Burkholderia cepacia ATCC 25416:
TACGGCGGCGGCTTCTGGTTCTCGGCGCTGCCCGGCGGGCAGGTTGCGGTCGTCCACGGGACGCCGTGGTGCGCGTCGCGCTGGAGCCGGTTCGCCGCGGACGTGGTCGCACCGGCCGACGGCCCGACCGCGCAACGCGTGCTGTTCCATGCCGAGAACAGCTACGTGCTCGACGAAAACCCGATCCGGTTCAAGGTGCGCCCCGACGGCTTCGAGGTGCGCGCGACGGTCGGCTCGATGGACAGCGAAGTGTTGACGCGGCCAGGTGTCTTCCGCTATCGCGTCGACGGCGGCACCGTGCAGCGCGTACAACCCGTTGCGCTCAACGGCCGCGATTTCGTCGACGAATGGCTGAATGTGAACGATGCGCAGGCGCGCGAATGGAGCGAACCCGCCGCCGCGGCTGCCGCGCTGAAGGGCCGGCAGGCGTTCGACAAGGCCCGCAAGGCGCCCGGTACCGGGTTCGAGTACGGGCCGGTGCGTGGCTGCTCGGACAGCAAGGACCGCTTTCAGGTCGAACTCGATCTGACGGGCAACACCGGGGAGACGGTTGCGCGGCACTACGCGCAGATTCGCCAGGAACGCAACGGGTTCACGCTGCTCGGGCTGAGCACGGCGGCCGAGCCGGCTTGCCGCGGCACGAACCTGATGCCGCGGCACTGAACGTCGGGCACGCGCGGCCCAAGGCCGCGCGCAGCGAAGGGGCTGGCAGGAAACCATACCGGACGGCGACCGGCACGCACGCCGCGCCGCCCGCGCATCACTTGCCGCGCTGCGGCTCGAACACGAACGGTTGGGTCAGCAGGAACGGATTCGCGGTCGCGCCCGTCTGTACGCAGGTTGCGTGCGTCATCGCGTCGACGGCCGCGCGATCGGCCGCCGCATTACGGCTGCTCGTCGTCACGGTGACGTTCTGCGCTTCGCCGGACGTCGTCATCAGCGCGCGCACGAGCACGGTCGCCGGACGCGTGAGCGGCTTCGCGGTATC
Proteins encoded in this window:
- a CDS encoding TonB family protein, producing the protein MAIRSTYLILPAVALLFSGCAMLSSSQESKLTCHIPRAVYPDTAKPLTRPATVLVRALMTTSGEAQNVTVTTSSRNAAADRAAVDAMTHATCVQTGATANPFLLTQPFVFEPQRGK